The genome window ACAACGTCGTGTCGTTTGACATCGACTGCAAAAAAAAACCcgttgaaaaatattaaatatttttaaaatatatcattttaatttttaacattaatattaaaaacaatttgtttttaatattagacaaattttaaaaataaaaaaaatattatttttatatatttctaaacaaaaataaacaattcctACCGCGATAACAGGTAACGGCGGGCTAATGAATGGAACTCGCACAAATCTGAGACTGAAACTCTTCCTCTCTGTCACTGACTGATTTGTCTGCTTCACTAGGAGGAGGAGCAAGCCATCTGGCctaacatagaaaaataaaatgggttTTTCGGTAGGATTTGTTAATGGATTTGTTGGAGTTTTAATTCTCTCTCATGCCGCTTATTCAACCACTCAATGTATGCACATcatactctctctctttcttatatctttccttcttcttttttctgattgttcttcttttttgttatttctgtTTATTtgtgctggtggtggtggtgattcaGATAAGAGTTTGTTGAAGATTACAGAGGATGAGTTTTCTGGACCTCCTCTCAATGTAGcttatctctctctctacctctcctttcctttcctttcctttcctttccttctatttctcttttttgctgactgttttttttttaatctcttatttGGGTGTGTGTGGATGTTTATGCAGGTGGTGGTGGAGTTGATTGTGGGGCTGGTTTTGTGTACGTGGGCAGCCATAACTGTGCCTGGCATCTTTCTCTCTATTCATCCTCATTCTGATGACAATAGGTAACTCATTCGTTCTTtgtctttatatttatatctctcAATTTCGTCTATTGGGATTTCTTTCTATTCATTTTCCAACTCAAATATGTAGATCGTTCATTGGGTTATATAAATTTACTTTGGGCCGATAAAATATGAGTAATTCACTGTCAGGTAATCAGATTGCTCTTTAAGAAATTgagaataaataaacaaataaagacTGATTTACTTACAGCAGTTGTGAGTATATTTGAGTTAGTTAATGAGGTACTCAGGTTTCCCTTTAAGGAGTGTGTTATTCATCACTTTGtgaaatatatatgtattaccTAGAAAATAAGCAgcctttgaattttgttttcttttttttggaaaaaggaTGTTGTCCTTTCATTGTTGACCGAAACTCTGTAAACTTCTATTGGAAGTATTCTTTCTAGTTGAAATGAGCTTCAACTGTTTCTAGTTTTCCTCAGGTTggttcttgttttgtttctagTTTTCCTTAGGTTGGCCCTTGATTTCCTTGAGTTGGTTTATATATGGTATCCAGATTAATGTGCCAACTAAGACAAAGAGCTCGTGCTAGAAGGCTGAAATGAACCCATACTGCAGCAGAATTTTTAGTGATTTACTCCATTGAGAGGCATGTTTGCTTGCTTACTCTTGTTGGTTGTGGCACTTATTTCTGAAGGTTTCTTTCCTTTGGGTGCCATACAAGTGCTATTCCCATTgcatgctttaaaaaattatacatgaatCCATTCTTTGCAGCATCTGATGTACAGTGTTGTCATTCACTTTTTATTGATCATGGCAAACATAGATTAGatataatttatgtattttccGGATGTTATAAGGGAAGTTTCCTCTTTTTAATTCACGAGATGGTCATGAATTTTCCTGAATGAAATGTAAGATAAACCATGGAATGGCGCTTCTGACTTATCAGTATCTGGATTTTGAAGATGCTGTTTAAATTTGCTATCCCAGTCTGGTAATGTTAATGGTACAGCAATAGTCTCAATTGCACCTAAAGCTATTTCTGTTGATTCTTGCCACATGATAAGCATACTTTGTAGTAAATCAAGGGTCCCTTAATTGGTCAGCTGGACAGTATCTTTGTATCTTGTAGATCATGACATTTGTTAATTAACGAACATATAGAAATCCTTAAGAATCCTTAACACGCGTTGTACCTTCATATAGCTTGAACACATTCTGACTTTATGATTAATTTCCTAGGAATTCTAGATTGAACTGTAGACTACCATTTCTTCATTGTCAAGTTATATGTTGCTCTACAGTGTGCCCTTGCAAGCATAATCAAGTGCATGTAACTGTAAGTTTGTTTGACTGAAGATTTCACTTTACAAGGGACtaatcaaactaaaattttcttGATATGCAAGAAGAGGGCTTGTTAGTTTTATTAAGCCTTGACCATGGCAATGGGGCCTCTAGGCTTACCACTAGTGTTTTTAGGCTAGATTGATGTGAATTGTATTTAGACATAGGCTTGTTGTTTCAGGTAATAGatgaaaacatgattaaaaaaacaaaaaacaaaaaaacaaaacgtaGAGAAGCCAAGTCAGTGAAAGGACTGGACCATGTCAGCCCTGTTTTCTGACTTTTGTTTGTTTCCTGAAACCATGGGAAAGACCTCATCCTATGGTTTGGATGGTTCAAGATCTAGGCTTTTT of Populus trichocarpa isolate Nisqually-1 chromosome 16, P.trichocarpa_v4.1, whole genome shotgun sequence contains these proteins:
- the LOC7467631 gene encoding membrane magnesium transporter isoform X3, whose protein sequence is MGFSVGFVNGFVGVLILSHAAYSTTQYKSLLKITEDEFSGPPLNVVVELIVGLVLCTWAAITVPGIFLSIHPHSDDNRLMCQLRQRARARRLK
- the LOC7467631 gene encoding membrane magnesium transporter isoform X1 yields the protein MGFSVGFVNGFVGVLILSHAAYSTTQYKSLLKITEDEFSGPPLNVVVELIVGLVLCTWAAITVPGIFLSIHPHSDDNRMVSLPDNLDFIIFNHRGKVFVPEINMKSKR
- the LOC7467631 gene encoding membrane magnesium transporter isoform X2 translates to MGFSVGFVNGFVGVLILSHAAYSTTQYKSLLKITEDEFSGPPLNVVVELIVGLVLCTWAAITVPGIFLSIHPHSDDNRFAHERTSEWHCKCMG